In Desulfoferula mesophila, the genomic window GATCAAGTGCGTAACACCAAATATGAAGATATAGATACAAATGTTTTATCCACCGCGATGGAAATGGCCTATTACCACGGATGGAGTAGGAAGAAACTAATCAATACAAAAGTTAGAGATGTTCTAAAAGACGACGGGACACTAATCGACGAATATCAAGATTTCTTAAACGAACATTTAAAATATATAAGATCTAAATTCGCAGATCACGGAGACGATATGCCTTTGTTCCCCGGTAAAAACGGGAAAAAATATGTAGAAAGGACGTTTAATAGAAATTTAGAAAGCATCCAAGAAAAAATAACCGCTATTAACTCCTTAGCAATGGTGACGTTTGAAGATCTAAGGCAAGCGGGCCTTTGTCGTTACTACAAGAAGGCTCTTAGCCAATACCCAGCAGAAGAAGCATTTCGAAAAACAATGGAGCATGCTGGAATTAAGCAGAGGCGTGCTCTCAGAGACCTTTTGACAAAAGGTAAGGGGCAAAGACAAGGCGGAGAAAAACGAGAAAGAGAAGATAGTCGGGAATGGTTTGTCAGAAAAATTCTTCGTGTAGCGGATGGTGCCTGGCTTGATCTTAGCGAAAGGGAAATCCAAGATAATTTGGAAAAATTTGATAAACAGGTAGATAACTCGCAAAATACTGAGGTCAATAGTGAGGCAGATTATTTTAAAAAATTGATGAGACGTGCCGTAGAAGTTGGTGAGGAAAACAGATCATATTGGGAAGCAATCAGGTCCAATCGATTTTATGGTTAATGTCGCAAGCGAGCCCCATAATACAGTAGATTGAGTAAACTAGGGATAAATGTTGCATCGCAGTGGGTTGGTAGTCGTCTGAAGGGTCGCTTTGGGTGGCGGGATACCAAAGACGAAATAAAATGACAAATATGTTTTGCCGATTTGGTGTAAGGGTGTAAGGATATTAATAGTATAAAATAATTAGCTAGTACGATCTTACACCATTACACGCGTTCATTCGGGGTTCTGTTGTACAGGGGCTCAGCGTGGGTCCTTTTTCCGTCGAGTTCGCTTGAAAGGGACCACCTCACCCGCCTCCTCGAAAAATGCTTGATCGAGGCTAGCCATGGCCCTTTTCTGGTTTTCAGGATCGGAGTGGACATAGCGTGCTGCCATCTCCACCGACTTCCATCCCATCGTATCCATGAGCTCTCTGAGATTAAGTCGTTTGGCCAGTTGGGTAGCTACTGAGTGTCTGATGGTGTGAAAGGTCACCCGCTCCCTGGGTCCCCTGTCCTTGTTGAAGCCTAAATCTGCCACCACCTTCTTGAAAGCAGTGGGCACCTCGCTATAGGCCCGGCCAACTTGACTCAGAAACACAGGCTCTCCCGCTGCCTTTGGCCCAATTTCCGTAAACAGGTCTTTTAAGGCAGGTGTAATCGGCAGAATCCTGGTGCTTTTGTTCTTGGTGTCCCGGAAGGTGAGTTTACCCGCTTCAAGGTCTACGTCCTTCCACTTTAGACGTCGCGCCTCTGCCAAGCGGCATCCCGTCAAGAAGGAGAACTTCACGAATCTCCAGGCGTTCACATCGCTGACCTTGAGCTTCTCCTGGATTGCCCGTGCCTCTTTGCTAGTAATTATCCTAAGCCTACGGTTATCTCTTGGGGCTGTGGCCCCCAGTTGCTTGCCCGTGGGGATGTTGACATCAAGCCCCATGGTCTTGGCGTGACGGAGGACCCTGCGGCCAGTACCGGTGATGTATTCCTTACTTCGTTGACTACGTCCAGCTTTGTCCAACTCTTTCATCAGAAGCTCCCAGTGCTGCATTTTGATGTCGACCACTGGAATTTTTCCAAATATGGGACTCAGCCACTTGTTGAAGTGCTGAACCTCTTTCCCCCATGAGGTTTCTTTTTTGGTTCTTTTGGCATGCGGCAGGAAGTTGTCGCGCCAGAAATCATCAAAGAGGACACGTCGCGTTGCTTCTTCCTGCCTGGCCACCTCCTCCTGTTCCCGATGGGCTTCAGCCAACTCCCGTGTCTCAGCCAACGTGGCGGGCCCTTCTCCAGTCCGAGCCGCTTCCTTCAAAGGCGCTAATTTCGCCCGCGCCTTCTCCAGGGTCCAACCTTGGCTTGCCCAGCCCAGAGCTTCCTGCTTGGATTTGCCGTTGACGGTATACCTGAGTACGAAATAACGATCAGGTTTCACGCCGTGCTTGCGGGTAGGGTGCTCCCTGCATCTGATGCCGGGAGCCAGTTTGATCCACGTATCTTGGCCCATTTAAATCCCCCGGAAAAGTTGTGCCACTAT contains:
- a CDS encoding tyrosine-type recombinase/integrase, translating into MGQDTWIKLAPGIRCREHPTRKHGVKPDRYFVLRYTVNGKSKQEALGWASQGWTLEKARAKLAPLKEAARTGEGPATLAETRELAEAHREQEEVARQEEATRRVLFDDFWRDNFLPHAKRTKKETSWGKEVQHFNKWLSPIFGKIPVVDIKMQHWELLMKELDKAGRSQRSKEYITGTGRRVLRHAKTMGLDVNIPTGKQLGATAPRDNRRLRIITSKEARAIQEKLKVSDVNAWRFVKFSFLTGCRLAEARRLKWKDVDLEAGKLTFRDTKNKSTRILPITPALKDLFTEIGPKAAGEPVFLSQVGRAYSEVPTAFKKVVADLGFNKDRGPRERVTFHTIRHSVATQLAKRLNLRELMDTMGWKSVEMAARYVHSDPENQKRAMASLDQAFFEEAGEVVPFKRTRRKKDPR